A single genomic interval of Alistipes provencensis harbors:
- the fmt gene encoding methionyl-tRNA formyltransferase: MNAKDLRIVFMGTPEFAVPSLRALVAGGYNVVGVVTTPDKPAGRGRKLHQSEVKIAALELGLPVLQPEKLKDPEFVGAMQALRPDLGIVIAFRMLPEVIWAMPQLGTFNLHASLLPQYRGAAPINWAIINGETETGVTTFLLNHEIDKGGIIGQVRVPILPEDSVGTLYEKLMTTGTTLVTETVERLAAGEIQPVEQQHIDESTLRPAPKIFKEDCRIDWTLPGRRIADFIRGLSPYPAAWTGMFREGDEEPQSAKLFSATFEAASHGLPCGTVESDGRTFIRVACADGWIVVGELQIAGKKRLPVRDLLLGWRDVNQYRFQK; the protein is encoded by the coding sequence ATGAACGCCAAAGACCTTCGCATCGTATTCATGGGCACGCCCGAATTCGCCGTGCCTTCGCTGCGGGCGCTCGTCGCCGGCGGCTACAACGTCGTGGGTGTGGTGACCACACCCGACAAACCCGCCGGACGGGGCCGGAAACTCCACCAGAGCGAAGTTAAGATCGCCGCGCTGGAGCTGGGACTTCCCGTCCTGCAACCCGAAAAGCTGAAAGACCCGGAGTTCGTCGGGGCGATGCAGGCGTTGCGGCCCGACTTGGGCATCGTGATCGCCTTCCGAATGCTTCCCGAGGTGATCTGGGCCATGCCGCAACTGGGGACTTTCAACCTCCATGCGTCGCTGCTGCCCCAGTACCGCGGGGCGGCGCCGATCAACTGGGCGATCATCAACGGCGAGACCGAGACAGGCGTCACCACGTTTCTCCTGAACCACGAGATCGACAAGGGCGGCATCATCGGACAGGTCCGGGTGCCCATTCTCCCGGAAGACAGCGTCGGGACGCTCTACGAAAAGCTGATGACCACCGGAACTACGTTGGTCACCGAAACCGTGGAGCGCCTCGCCGCAGGGGAGATTCAGCCCGTCGAGCAACAGCACATCGACGAGTCGACGCTGCGGCCCGCCCCCAAGATTTTCAAGGAGGACTGCCGGATCGACTGGACGCTTCCGGGCCGGCGCATCGCGGATTTCATCCGCGGCCTGTCGCCGTATCCGGCGGCGTGGACCGGGATGTTCCGCGAGGGCGACGAGGAGCCGCAGAGCGCCAAGCTGTTCTCGGCGACGTTCGAAGCCGCCTCCCACGGCCTGCCGTGCGGCACGGTTGAGAGCGACGGCCGGACCTTTATCCGCGTGGCGTGCGCCGACGGATGGATCGTTGTCGGGGAGTTGCAGATAGCCGGCAAGAAACGGCTCCCGGTGCGCGACCTGCTGTTGGGCTGGCGCGACGTGAACCAATACAGATTCCAAAAATAA
- a CDS encoding VOC family protein, whose amino-acid sequence MEIAHIAIWTERLEELRDFYVRYFGGVSNGKYTNPAKGFESYFVAFGGGCRLELMRRTDIRGRNSAMQLGLCHMAFELGSREEVLALTERLRSDNHPILGEPRITGDGYFESVAADPNGNQIELTCKQTS is encoded by the coding sequence ATGGAGATCGCACACATCGCCATCTGGACCGAACGGCTGGAGGAGTTGCGGGATTTCTATGTCCGCTACTTCGGAGGTGTCAGCAACGGCAAATACACGAATCCGGCCAAAGGGTTCGAATCCTATTTCGTGGCGTTCGGCGGAGGGTGCCGGCTGGAACTGATGCGCCGAACGGACATCCGGGGCCGCAACTCGGCCATGCAACTGGGACTATGCCACATGGCTTTCGAACTCGGCAGCCGCGAAGAAGTGCTCGCACTGACCGAGCGGCTCCGCAGCGACAATCACCCGATTCTCGGCGAGCCCCGCATCACGGGCGACGGTTATTTCGAGAGTGTCGCGGCCGATCCGAACGGAAACCAGATCGAACTTACCTGCAAACAGACATCATGA